A region of Granulicella sibirica DNA encodes the following proteins:
- a CDS encoding sugar phosphate isomerase/epimerase family protein, producing the protein MTSGDGVRGSLDRRKFLRDAGGSLAAGLLVASSTTPAGAQIASEPITHGGAARPLTDQEKVKRIASNSYPIRWIFKTHSNVGDKATVADMKKKYGEITMLDYPEFTKKTFPGVTKMDLWSSLFGDPTDDSQYVKSTILGYDGKPREISEFDPSTMSGRKWLETMANKQMTTGTQCHHISNNAPRDICELDPAKRKAGVEVAKKWLDGAALLGAKSMRVNSGGRRIAPSPVADPTSYPKNPDLEVYLTNCIESFKEMADYGGKVGVKVTLENHWGLTANPINIKIIIEEVNNPFCEASPDFCNWEHKYLMYHALNDLAPYAHTTVHAKYWNRWQEPDVQRNVRIMLNNNYTGIFALEYEEGPWDGIEGAKRLYQEVLAAL; encoded by the coding sequence ATGACCTCAGGCGACGGAGTGCGCGGCAGTCTCGACCGACGGAAATTCCTACGGGATGCCGGCGGGAGCCTGGCGGCGGGCCTCCTAGTGGCATCCTCCACGACACCCGCCGGTGCGCAGATTGCTTCCGAGCCCATCACGCATGGCGGGGCCGCGCGTCCTCTGACCGACCAGGAGAAGGTCAAACGCATCGCATCCAACAGCTACCCCATCCGCTGGATCTTCAAAACGCACAGCAATGTGGGCGATAAAGCAACTGTCGCCGACATGAAGAAGAAGTATGGCGAGATCACCATGCTCGACTACCCGGAGTTCACGAAGAAGACCTTCCCGGGTGTCACAAAGATGGATCTGTGGTCCAGTCTCTTCGGCGACCCGACAGACGACAGCCAGTATGTGAAGAGCACCATCCTTGGCTATGACGGCAAGCCGCGCGAGATCTCCGAGTTCGACCCTTCGACCATGTCAGGCAGGAAATGGCTGGAGACGATGGCGAACAAGCAGATGACGACCGGGACGCAGTGTCATCACATCTCGAACAACGCTCCACGGGATATCTGCGAACTCGATCCAGCCAAGCGGAAGGCAGGTGTCGAGGTGGCGAAGAAATGGCTCGACGGCGCTGCCTTGCTGGGTGCGAAGTCCATGCGTGTGAATAGCGGCGGCCGGCGCATCGCACCGAGCCCGGTTGCCGACCCGACAAGCTATCCGAAGAACCCCGACCTCGAGGTCTATCTCACGAACTGCATCGAGTCGTTCAAGGAGATGGCGGACTACGGTGGAAAGGTCGGCGTGAAGGTAACGCTCGAGAACCACTGGGGGCTGACGGCTAACCCGATCAACATCAAGATCATTATTGAAGAGGTGAACAATCCCTTCTGCGAGGCGTCTCCCGACTTCTGCAACTGGGAGCACAAGTACCTGATGTACCACGCACTCAACGATCTCGCGCCCTATGCCCACACCACCGTGCATGCCAAGTACTGGAATCGCTGGCAGGAGCCGGATGTGCAGCGGAATGTGCGGATTATGCTGAACAACAACTACACCGGCATCTTCGCGCTGGAGTACGAGGAAGGTCCCTGGGATGGGATCGAGGGCGCGAAGAGACTGTATCAAGAGGTCCTGGCGGCGCTCTAG
- a CDS encoding hydroxypyruvate isomerase family protein — protein sequence MSAISRRSMLQGALAGAALASASPTTWAQDKPADSTTPMPRKGRIKQSVCRWEYPKMTVDELCAYAASIGLKGVDLLQPTEWEIPHKYGIICTMGYAEGGSIKDGLNRVENHDKIVAGLSKNIPIAAKMGVPNVITFSGNRMGMSDEEGAKNTVIGLNRLKKVAEDNKVVLVLELLNSKVNHKDYMADHTAWGVEVMKQVGSPNIKLLYDIYHMQIMEGDLIATIQANIDYIGHFHTGGVPGRHDLDGTQEVQWDGVMRGIAATNYQGYVAHEYSPKGDPKASLLQAANLCDV from the coding sequence ATGTCTGCCATCTCGCGTCGAAGCATGCTTCAGGGAGCCCTCGCCGGTGCGGCGCTCGCGTCCGCCTCGCCCACCACCTGGGCGCAGGATAAGCCTGCCGACTCCACCACGCCCATGCCGCGCAAAGGACGCATCAAGCAGTCCGTCTGCCGTTGGGAGTACCCCAAGATGACCGTCGACGAACTCTGCGCCTACGCCGCCTCGATCGGCCTCAAGGGCGTCGATCTCCTCCAGCCCACTGAGTGGGAGATCCCCCACAAATACGGCATCATCTGCACCATGGGCTACGCCGAGGGCGGAAGCATCAAGGACGGCCTCAACCGCGTCGAAAATCACGACAAGATCGTCGCAGGCCTCAGCAAGAATATCCCCATCGCCGCCAAGATGGGCGTCCCCAACGTCATCACCTTCTCCGGCAACCGCATGGGAATGTCGGACGAAGAGGGCGCGAAGAACACCGTCATCGGCCTCAACCGCCTCAAGAAGGTCGCCGAGGACAACAAGGTCGTTCTCGTCCTCGAACTCCTCAACAGCAAGGTCAACCACAAGGACTACATGGCCGACCACACCGCGTGGGGTGTCGAGGTCATGAAGCAAGTAGGATCCCCGAACATCAAGCTGCTCTACGACATCTACCATATGCAAATCATGGAAGGTGACCTCATCGCCACCATCCAGGCCAACATCGACTACATCGGCCACTTCCACACTGGCGGCGTCCCTGGCCGGCATGACCTCGACGGAACCCAGGAAGTCCAGTGGGATGGCGTCATGCGCGGCATCGCAGCCACGAACTACCAGGGCTACGTCGCTCACGAATACTCCCCCAAGGGTGATCCCAAAGCCTCGC
- the metH gene encoding methionine synthase, giving the protein MSVVETKPLRLSGSQPFTQQPGVYIMIGERTNVAGSPKFARLVKEGKYEDAVSVARQQVENGANIIDICMDEGMIDGVAAMSRYLQLLASEPEVAKVPFMVDSSKWEVIEAGLKCLQGKGIVNSISLKEGEDKFRLNARKVLKYGAAVVVMAFDEQGQAATFEEKIRICERAYRILVDEVGFPPEDIIFDPNILTVATGMEEHNNYAVDFINATRWIKQNLPHAKVSGGVSNISFSFRGNNKVREAMHSAFLYHAIAAGMDMGIVNAGMLELYEEIEPELKVLVEDVLLNRRPDSTERLVELGEKLKNVGVVVTEKQAEEWRHGTVEERLSHALVRGVDAYIEIDTEEARVKLGRPLLVIEGPLMAGMSVVGDLFGAGKMFLPQVVKSARVMKKAVAHLTPYMEAEKAALEAAGEIVKAQGKIILATVKGDVHDIGKNIVGVVLSCNNYDVIDLGVMVSSEKILARAREEKADMIGLSGLITPSLDEMVHVAKEMERQGFKLPLLIGGATTSRAHTAIKIAPHYSEPVIHILDASRAVPVTTSLLSEDGREEFVGQYHAEYEALRKAHLAPRMKAIPIETARARRTPIEWTADDIPTPAFTGVRVLDDFPLATLRDYIDWSPFFHTWGLKGIFPRILDDERQGAEATKVYNDGQKLLEHIIEQKLLTARAVYGFFPASAVGDDIELYTADSRSEVLNRFHFLRQQVNREGSEPCRSLADFVAPKETGLPDHIGCFAVTTGIGMKELSDRYRAENDDYNAIMAEAIADRLAEAFAECLHKLVRDEWGYGLDENLAPGDLIQEKYRGIRPAPGYPGCPDHTEKGTIWKLLDVEANAGIQITESFAMWPGSSISGIYFAHPNSRYFSLGKIALDQVEDYCERKGMSLVEAERWLGPNLNYDPAEVG; this is encoded by the coding sequence TTGAGCGTCGTAGAAACGAAGCCTCTCCGCCTCTCCGGCTCCCAGCCCTTCACCCAGCAGCCCGGCGTGTACATCATGATCGGCGAGCGCACCAACGTCGCCGGATCGCCGAAGTTCGCCAGGCTGGTCAAAGAAGGCAAGTACGAAGACGCCGTCAGCGTAGCCCGCCAGCAGGTCGAAAACGGCGCCAACATCATTGACATCTGCATGGACGAGGGCATGATCGACGGCGTCGCCGCCATGTCCCGCTACCTGCAACTCCTCGCCAGCGAGCCCGAGGTCGCCAAGGTCCCCTTCATGGTGGACTCCTCGAAGTGGGAGGTGATCGAGGCCGGTCTCAAATGCCTGCAGGGCAAGGGCATCGTCAACTCCATCTCGCTCAAGGAAGGCGAAGACAAGTTCCGGCTGAACGCCCGCAAGGTCCTCAAGTACGGCGCCGCCGTCGTTGTCATGGCCTTCGACGAGCAGGGCCAGGCCGCCACCTTCGAAGAGAAGATCCGCATCTGCGAGCGCGCCTACCGGATCCTCGTCGACGAGGTCGGCTTCCCTCCCGAAGACATCATCTTCGACCCCAACATCCTCACCGTCGCCACCGGCATGGAGGAGCACAACAACTACGCCGTCGACTTCATCAATGCGACGCGCTGGATCAAGCAGAACCTCCCCCACGCCAAGGTCAGCGGCGGCGTCTCGAACATCTCGTTCAGCTTTCGCGGCAACAACAAGGTCCGCGAGGCCATGCACTCCGCGTTCCTCTACCACGCGATCGCCGCCGGCATGGACATGGGCATCGTCAACGCCGGCATGCTCGAGCTTTACGAGGAGATCGAGCCCGAACTTAAAGTGCTAGTTGAAGACGTCCTCCTCAACCGCCGCCCCGACTCGACCGAACGCCTCGTCGAACTCGGCGAGAAGCTCAAGAACGTGGGCGTCGTCGTCACCGAGAAGCAGGCCGAAGAGTGGCGGCACGGCACGGTCGAAGAGCGCCTCTCGCACGCCCTCGTCCGCGGCGTCGACGCCTACATCGAAATCGACACCGAAGAGGCCCGCGTCAAACTCGGCCGTCCCCTTCTCGTCATCGAAGGCCCGCTGATGGCCGGCATGAGCGTCGTCGGCGACCTCTTCGGCGCTGGCAAGATGTTCCTCCCGCAGGTGGTCAAATCCGCCCGCGTGATGAAGAAGGCCGTCGCCCACCTCACGCCCTACATGGAAGCCGAGAAGGCCGCCCTCGAAGCCGCCGGTGAGATCGTCAAGGCGCAGGGCAAGATCATCCTCGCCACCGTCAAAGGCGACGTCCACGACATCGGCAAGAACATCGTCGGCGTCGTACTCTCCTGCAACAACTACGACGTGATCGACCTCGGCGTCATGGTCTCGTCGGAAAAAATTCTCGCCCGAGCCCGCGAAGAAAAGGCCGACATGATCGGCCTCAGCGGCCTGATCACGCCCTCGCTCGACGAGATGGTCCACGTCGCCAAGGAGATGGAGCGCCAGGGCTTCAAGCTTCCGCTGCTGATCGGCGGAGCCACCACGAGCCGCGCCCACACCGCCATCAAGATCGCCCCGCACTACAGCGAACCCGTCATCCACATCCTCGACGCAAGCCGCGCCGTTCCGGTCACCACAAGCCTCCTCAGCGAAGACGGCCGCGAAGAGTTCGTCGGGCAGTATCACGCCGAGTACGAAGCCCTGCGCAAGGCCCACCTCGCCCCGCGCATGAAGGCCATCCCCATCGAGACGGCACGCGCCCGCCGCACACCCATCGAGTGGACCGCGGACGACATCCCCACACCCGCCTTCACCGGTGTCCGCGTACTAGACGACTTCCCTCTCGCCACCCTCCGCGACTACATCGACTGGAGCCCCTTCTTCCACACCTGGGGCCTCAAAGGCATCTTCCCGCGCATCCTCGACGACGAGCGCCAGGGCGCAGAGGCCACCAAGGTCTACAACGACGGCCAGAAGCTTCTCGAGCACATCATCGAGCAGAAGCTGCTCACCGCACGCGCGGTCTACGGCTTCTTTCCCGCTTCAGCAGTCGGCGACGACATCGAGCTCTACACCGCCGACTCACGCAGCGAAGTTCTCAACCGCTTCCACTTCCTGCGCCAGCAGGTAAACCGCGAGGGCAGCGAGCCATGCCGTTCGCTCGCCGACTTCGTCGCTCCGAAGGAAACCGGCCTGCCTGATCACATCGGCTGCTTCGCCGTCACCACCGGCATCGGGATGAAGGAACTCAGCGATCGCTATCGCGCCGAGAACGACGACTACAACGCCATCATGGCCGAAGCGATCGCCGACCGTCTCGCCGAAGCCTTCGCCGAGTGCCTCCATAAGCTCGTCCGCGATGAATGGGGTTACGGCCTCGACGAGAACCTTGCTCCAGGCGATCTCATCCAGGAAAAATATCGCGGCATCCGCCCCGCACCCGGCTATCCCGGATGCCCCGATCACACCGAAAAGGGCACTATCTGGAAGCTACTCGACGTCGAGGCGAACGCCGGCATCCAGATCACCGAATCCTTCGCCATGTGGCCCGGTTCAAGCATCAGCGGAATCTACTTTGCCCATCCGAATTCGCGCTACTTCTCGCTCGGCAAGATCGCCCTGGACCAGGTCGAAGACTACTGTGAGCGCAAGGGAATGAGCTTGGTAGAGGCCGAACGATGGCTCGGCCCCAACCTGAACTACGATCCAGCCGAAGTCGGCTAA
- a CDS encoding ThuA domain-containing protein: MFEGKCARFAAASMAAVCLIAMPSLAQTPAATPPARPAPEPYNGNRPQSIKDGVQIQKAYREDMVAMEDAIPTKAPATPKQPRKVLVLCKAAGFVHSSIPLAAETVKAMGEKTGAYATTISYDSADITAANLAQYDAIFLDSTTLAFLDDANDAAATEARRKALMDFVRGGKGLVGIHAAVDTYHTSSRSEDSAPTGTWPEFNTMIGGYFKFHWVYPQALTVKIDDPKSPLTAMFHGQEFQIHDETYTMVQDSFSRKRVHVLTSIDYSKMSDEDKAKEKFKRTDGDYALSWIRHEGKGRVFVEVLGHSEHIYANTPMMEHVLAGIQYALGDLKADDSPSAK, from the coding sequence ATGTTCGAAGGAAAATGTGCACGTTTTGCTGCTGCCTCGATGGCTGCTGTCTGCCTGATCGCAATGCCCAGCCTGGCGCAGACGCCCGCTGCGACTCCGCCGGCGCGTCCTGCTCCGGAACCGTATAACGGCAACCGGCCGCAGAGCATCAAGGACGGCGTGCAGATCCAGAAGGCTTATCGCGAGGACATGGTCGCAATGGAAGACGCGATTCCGACCAAGGCTCCGGCGACCCCGAAGCAGCCGCGCAAGGTTCTGGTGCTGTGCAAGGCGGCGGGGTTTGTCCATTCCTCGATTCCACTGGCGGCCGAGACCGTGAAGGCCATGGGCGAGAAGACCGGAGCGTATGCGACCACGATCAGCTACGACTCTGCCGACATTACGGCGGCGAACCTGGCGCAATATGACGCGATCTTCCTCGACAGCACCACGCTTGCTTTTCTTGATGATGCGAACGACGCCGCGGCTACCGAAGCGCGGCGCAAGGCTCTGATGGATTTCGTGCGTGGTGGCAAGGGGCTGGTCGGTATTCACGCTGCTGTCGATACGTACCATACCTCGTCCCGATCGGAAGACTCGGCGCCGACGGGGACGTGGCCTGAGTTCAACACCATGATTGGTGGCTACTTCAAGTTTCACTGGGTGTATCCGCAGGCGCTGACGGTGAAGATCGACGATCCGAAGAGCCCGCTGACGGCGATGTTCCATGGTCAGGAGTTTCAGATTCACGATGAGACCTACACCATGGTGCAGGACTCGTTCTCACGCAAGCGAGTGCATGTGCTGACGAGCATCGACTACTCGAAGATGAGCGATGAGGATAAGGCGAAGGAGAAGTTCAAGCGCACCGACGGCGACTATGCGCTGAGCTGGATCCGGCATGAGGGCAAGGGCCGAGTGTTCGTCGAGGTGCTTGGGCATAGTGAGCATATCTATGCCAACACACCGATGATGGAGCACGTGCTGGCCGGAATCCAGTATGCGCTTGGCGATCTGAAGGCGGACGACTCCCCGAGCGCGAAGTAA
- a CDS encoding PQQ-binding-like beta-propeller repeat protein, giving the protein MPDGTPSQPVSGNRLPLRRVLPAALALVACALSGDSAFAQTASAHTTWREYGGSADGSQYSALKEVDRSNVSKLQVAWTYRTGDERKYSFNPLVVDGVMYVLAKSNTIVALDAGTGKEIWVHETDPKTTLITNRGINYWESSDRSDRRLLFAVRNELQAIDARTGKSIATFGTNGRVDVREGLGRAPKSLTLVQSYNPGRVFGDLLILGSATNEEYDSGPGDIRAYNVITGKLAWTFHTIPHPGEIGYETWPKDAWKTVGGANDWAGMALDEKRGIVYIPTASPKYNFYGGNRAGANLFGDCLIALNARTGKLVWYFQMVHHDIWDYDNGTTPMLATVRHNGKMVDVVAQAGKVGFVWVFDRETGKPLWPVEERPEPKSDVPGEQTWPTQPFPTKPPPFARQTFTADDLSPFLEADEREQITKQMQAARNHGLFTPPGLGDTVEMPGNNGGANFGGAAVDPTNGNMYVISKDLPAMLKLELATAVSHAGSPEAQGRSIFAANCSICHGADRAGKPPAIPSLVDVDSRLGKDRIESVVRHGQGPMPAFAKLSDADLHSLLAYLAKPDLAPATEAPVQAAPADAAPGSAHYKSGFGFMFARSGLPVIAPPWTTLTAYDLNTGTIRWQEPLGVVPELAAKGFTDTGSQFPKVNPVVTAGGLIFTGTRDRKVRALDSSTGKVLWEAEVPAALEGMPAIYEVGGKQFIVFCAAAQATTYTHNVPGHAASTDPIPGAYVAFALPGTSTN; this is encoded by the coding sequence ATGCCTGACGGAACGCCGTCGCAGCCCGTTTCCGGGAACCGCTTGCCTTTGCGCAGGGTTTTGCCTGCCGCGCTGGCGCTTGTCGCCTGTGCCCTAAGCGGCGATTCGGCCTTCGCGCAGACGGCCTCTGCGCATACGACTTGGCGGGAGTATGGCGGGTCGGCGGATGGGTCGCAGTATTCGGCACTGAAGGAGGTCGACCGCTCGAACGTGAGCAAGCTGCAGGTTGCCTGGACCTACCGGACCGGAGATGAGCGGAAGTACTCGTTCAATCCGCTGGTCGTCGATGGGGTCATGTACGTGCTCGCGAAGAGCAACACGATCGTCGCGCTCGATGCCGGGACCGGCAAGGAGATCTGGGTCCATGAGACGGATCCGAAGACGACCTTGATCACGAATCGGGGGATCAACTATTGGGAGAGTTCGGACCGGTCGGACCGGAGGCTTCTGTTTGCGGTCCGCAACGAGTTGCAGGCGATCGACGCGCGGACGGGTAAGTCGATTGCGACGTTCGGGACCAATGGGCGGGTGGATGTGCGTGAGGGGCTGGGGCGCGCGCCGAAGAGCCTGACGCTGGTGCAGTCGTACAACCCAGGGCGCGTGTTTGGCGACCTGCTGATCCTTGGGTCGGCGACGAATGAGGAGTACGACTCTGGCCCGGGCGACATTCGCGCCTATAACGTCATTACCGGCAAGCTGGCGTGGACGTTTCACACTATTCCGCACCCGGGCGAGATTGGCTATGAGACGTGGCCGAAGGATGCCTGGAAGACCGTGGGCGGGGCGAACGACTGGGCCGGGATGGCGCTCGATGAGAAGCGTGGGATTGTCTACATCCCGACAGCTAGCCCCAAGTACAACTTCTACGGCGGCAACCGGGCGGGCGCGAACCTCTTTGGCGACTGCCTGATTGCGCTGAACGCGCGCACGGGAAAGTTGGTGTGGTATTTCCAGATGGTGCATCACGATATCTGGGATTACGACAACGGGACGACTCCGATGCTGGCTACCGTCCGGCATAACGGGAAGATGGTCGATGTCGTGGCGCAGGCCGGCAAGGTGGGGTTTGTGTGGGTCTTCGATCGGGAGACCGGTAAGCCGTTGTGGCCTGTCGAGGAGCGACCGGAGCCGAAGTCGGATGTTCCGGGCGAGCAGACCTGGCCGACGCAGCCGTTTCCGACCAAACCTCCGCCGTTTGCACGGCAGACGTTCACGGCCGACGACCTGAGTCCATTTCTCGAGGCGGACGAGCGAGAGCAGATTACGAAGCAGATGCAGGCTGCCAGGAATCATGGGCTGTTTACGCCGCCGGGGCTCGGCGATACCGTCGAAATGCCGGGAAATAATGGCGGCGCGAACTTTGGCGGCGCGGCTGTCGATCCGACGAACGGCAACATGTACGTCATCTCAAAGGATCTTCCGGCGATGCTGAAACTTGAGCTGGCGACGGCAGTCTCGCATGCCGGGTCTCCCGAGGCGCAGGGGCGTTCGATCTTCGCAGCGAACTGCAGCATCTGCCATGGAGCCGATCGCGCGGGGAAGCCACCAGCGATTCCGTCGCTGGTCGATGTAGATTCGAGGCTGGGCAAGGACCGGATTGAGAGCGTTGTGAGGCATGGGCAGGGTCCGATGCCGGCGTTTGCGAAGCTGTCGGACGCGGACCTGCATTCGCTGCTGGCGTACCTGGCGAAACCCGATCTTGCGCCAGCCACGGAGGCTCCGGTGCAAGCTGCTCCTGCGGATGCGGCTCCGGGCAGCGCGCACTATAAAAGTGGCTTCGGCTTCATGTTCGCGAGAAGCGGGCTGCCCGTGATCGCGCCGCCCTGGACGACACTCACAGCCTACGACCTGAACACAGGGACGATCCGCTGGCAGGAGCCGCTTGGAGTGGTTCCTGAGCTTGCGGCCAAGGGCTTCACCGACACGGGCTCGCAGTTCCCGAAAGTCAACCCGGTCGTAACGGCCGGGGGCTTGATCTTCACCGGGACGCGCGACCGCAAGGTGCGGGCCCTCGACTCATCCACGGGGAAGGTGCTTTGGGAGGCCGAGGTGCCCGCCGCGCTCGAAGGGATGCCCGCGATCTACGAGGTCGGCGGGAAGCAGTTCATTGTCTTCTGTGCAGCGGCACAGGCAACCACGTACACTCACAACGTTCCTGGACATGCAGCTTCCACGGACCCTATTCCGGGCGCGTACGTTGCGTTTGCTTTACCCGGCACGTCAACCAATTAG
- a CDS encoding homocysteine S-methyltransferase family protein — translation MTTASQHPLQKILANRIAIIDGAMGTTIRTYGMKEADIRGERFKDSTKDLLNNGDLFSLTQPKMITDIHRRFLEAGADIIETNTFGATTITQSEFFVEDPREHGGRKDPAFYQAIIEDKFLQQLAWDINETSARQCRAEADRVANLTGRQRFVAGAIGPLTVSLSNSPDADDAGFRVVTFDQVRIAYMEQIRALIAGGSDLLLVETIFDSLNAKAALVAIRDVFDEDSTELPVMISAAVGRGGETLISAQTTEAFWNAVKHVKPLSVGLNCSLGPDLMYPFLEELSAKADVAISCYPNAGLPNPLSETGFDLGPPDMARYLGDFAKGGLINIAGGCCGNTPEHIAAIAKALEGKAPRVLGPNGTQVGVAA, via the coding sequence ATGACCACAGCCAGCCAACATCCTCTGCAGAAGATTCTCGCCAACCGGATCGCCATCATCGACGGCGCGATGGGCACCACCATCCGCACCTACGGCATGAAGGAAGCGGACATCCGCGGAGAACGGTTCAAGGACTCCACCAAGGATCTGCTGAATAACGGCGACCTCTTCTCGCTCACGCAGCCGAAGATGATCACCGACATCCATCGCCGCTTCCTCGAGGCCGGCGCGGACATCATCGAGACCAACACCTTCGGCGCGACCACCATCACGCAGAGCGAGTTCTTCGTCGAAGACCCCCGCGAGCACGGCGGCCGTAAGGACCCGGCCTTCTACCAGGCGATCATCGAAGACAAGTTCCTCCAGCAGCTCGCCTGGGACATCAACGAGACCTCCGCCCGCCAGTGCCGCGCGGAGGCCGACCGCGTCGCCAACCTGACCGGCCGCCAGCGCTTCGTCGCCGGTGCCATCGGCCCGCTGACCGTATCCCTCTCGAACTCCCCCGACGCCGACGACGCAGGCTTCCGCGTTGTCACCTTCGACCAAGTCCGCATCGCCTACATGGAGCAGATCCGCGCCCTCATCGCCGGCGGCTCCGACCTCCTGCTCGTCGAGACCATCTTCGACTCGCTCAACGCGAAGGCCGCCCTCGTCGCCATCCGTGACGTCTTCGACGAAGACAGCACCGAGCTTCCCGTCATGATCTCGGCAGCCGTAGGCCGTGGCGGCGAGACGCTCATCTCCGCCCAGACCACCGAAGCCTTTTGGAACGCCGTCAAGCACGTCAAGCCACTCTCCGTCGGCCTCAACTGCTCGCTCGGTCCGGACCTCATGTACCCCTTCCTCGAAGAGCTCTCGGCCAAGGCTGACGTCGCCATCTCCTGCTACCCAAACGCCGGCTTGCCCAACCCGCTCTCCGAGACCGGCTTCGACCTCGGCCCGCCCGACATGGCCCGCTACCTCGGCGACTTCGCCAAGGGCGGCCTCATCAACATCGCCGGAGGATGCTGCGGCAACACGCCCGAGCACATCGCCGCGATCGCCAAGGCTCTGGAAGGCAAGGCTCCGCGCGTGCTCGGACCGAACGGGACACAGGTCGGGGTAGCAGCTTGA
- a CDS encoding nucleoside permease — MNMQIKVRLGIMMFLEYFIWGAWYVTVGTWLSTTLHFTGQQVGLIAGSTAVGAIVAPFFVGLIADKLFSTEKVLATLHIGGAVLLFFASRQLSFTSIYAVILLYCLCFMPTLALTNSLSFRLMSDPKIEFGPIRVLGTAGWIVAGLGIGAMKLEATTHPLEIAAAVSALMGVYCLSLPHTPPLARDGKFSIGSLFPREAIALLKERSMAVFAIASFLICIPLQFYYAFTNLFLNKTGVVNAAGKMTGGQMSELFCMLLIPWFFRRLGVKYMLAAGMFAWVLRYLLFAYGNAGPGVWMFWLGILLHGICYDFFFVTGQIYIDRKASLALRAAAQGLISFITYGLGMFVGSWLSGLVVDHYAQQGADGVVTYDWRSIWIFAAATSAVVLVLFLVTFFERESGEVRSPAAEGMEGVPL; from the coding sequence ATGAACATGCAGATCAAAGTTCGTCTTGGCATCATGATGTTTCTGGAGTACTTCATCTGGGGCGCGTGGTACGTCACGGTCGGCACCTGGCTCTCGACGACGCTTCACTTCACCGGGCAGCAGGTGGGCCTCATCGCGGGCAGCACGGCTGTCGGTGCCATCGTTGCCCCGTTCTTCGTGGGGCTGATCGCGGACAAGCTCTTCTCGACCGAAAAAGTTCTTGCCACGTTGCATATCGGGGGAGCGGTATTGCTGTTCTTTGCCTCGCGGCAACTGAGCTTTACCTCCATCTACGCGGTGATTCTGCTGTACTGTCTTTGCTTCATGCCGACGCTGGCGCTGACTAATTCGCTGTCGTTCCGCCTGATGAGCGACCCCAAGATCGAGTTCGGCCCGATCCGGGTGCTCGGGACGGCTGGATGGATCGTCGCCGGACTTGGTATCGGCGCGATGAAACTCGAAGCGACGACGCACCCGCTTGAGATCGCTGCTGCCGTTTCAGCGTTGATGGGCGTCTACTGCCTGTCGCTTCCGCACACGCCGCCTCTGGCGCGGGACGGCAAGTTCTCTATCGGCAGTCTGTTTCCGCGCGAGGCGATCGCTCTTCTAAAAGAGCGGTCGATGGCCGTCTTCGCGATCGCCTCGTTCTTGATCTGCATTCCACTGCAGTTCTACTACGCCTTCACGAACCTCTTTCTCAACAAGACGGGAGTCGTGAACGCGGCCGGCAAGATGACCGGCGGGCAGATGTCGGAGCTCTTCTGCATGCTCCTGATCCCGTGGTTCTTCCGCAGGCTCGGCGTGAAGTACATGCTGGCGGCCGGCATGTTTGCCTGGGTGCTGCGGTACCTGCTATTCGCGTACGGCAACGCGGGACCGGGTGTGTGGATGTTCTGGCTCGGCATCCTGCTGCACGGCATCTGCTATGACTTCTTTTTTGTCACCGGCCAGATTTATATCGATCGCAAGGCATCGTTGGCGCTTCGTGCGGCGGCACAGGGACTTATCTCGTTCATCACGTATGGCCTCGGGATGTTCGTTGGCTCGTGGCTCTCCGGTCTCGTGGTCGATCACTACGCGCAGCAGGGCGCGGACGGAGTGGTGACGTACGACTGGCGGTCAATCTGGATCTTTGCCGCGGCGACGTCAGCAGTGGTTCTTGTGCTGTTCCTTGTTACTTTCTTCGAGCGCGAGTCGGGTGAGGTGCGCTCGCCGGCGGCGGAGGGCATGGAAGGGGTTCCGCTATAA